A window of the Serratia sarumanii genome harbors these coding sequences:
- a CDS encoding response regulator — protein sequence MANILNLQYNSAKQKLDGKRGITLDEVKKVFQYFNEPFAGQRTHNAVFIMNSIHKRCNIEVDERPVTQADNDETYACKKDDLFIINTNREHAAEAPLYKVNKIDFLPAPRIAILDNDGDILELLKKIASRYGIETETFQTADAMLAALEQQSFEAFILDWLLDFGETSERVVKKIKDALDPHARIIILTGQLNHYEKNIGDMILHYDVHLVEKPTKPLIISSLLLSNLFFN from the coding sequence ATGGCCAACATACTGAACCTTCAGTACAACAGCGCCAAACAGAAGCTGGATGGCAAAAGAGGCATCACCCTCGATGAAGTCAAAAAGGTATTTCAGTACTTCAACGAGCCGTTTGCCGGCCAAAGGACGCATAACGCCGTCTTTATCATGAACAGCATTCACAAGCGCTGCAATATTGAGGTTGACGAGCGCCCGGTCACGCAAGCGGACAACGACGAAACCTACGCCTGCAAAAAAGACGATCTTTTCATCATCAACACCAATCGGGAACATGCCGCCGAGGCTCCGCTGTACAAAGTCAACAAGATAGACTTTCTGCCGGCCCCGCGTATCGCGATCCTGGACAATGATGGGGATATTCTCGAACTGTTGAAGAAGATCGCCAGCCGATACGGCATCGAGACTGAGACCTTTCAGACGGCGGACGCCATGCTGGCCGCGCTGGAACAGCAGTCCTTTGAGGCGTTTATTCTGGACTGGCTGTTGGATTTCGGCGAGACCTCCGAACGCGTTGTGAAGAAAATTAAAGACGCCCTCGATCCGCACGCCCGCATCATCATTCTGACCGGCCAGCTGAATCACTACGAGAAAAACATCGGCGATATGATCCTGCACTATGACGTACATCTGGTGGAAAAACCGACCAAGCCGCTGATTATCTCCTCGCTGCTGCTGTCGAACCTATTCTTTAATTAG
- the thiH gene encoding 2-iminoacetate synthase ThiH, which yields MADDFSSRWQQLDWDDITLRINGKTARDVERALTADKLTRDDFMALISPAAAPYLEPLAQRAQQLTRQRFGNVVSFYVPLYLSNLCANDCTYCGFSMSNRIKRKTLDAAEIARECEAIKALGFEHLLLVTGEHQSKVGMDYFRQHIPAIRRHFSSLMMEVQPLAQDEYAELKALGLDGVLVYQETYHPATYLQHHLRGQKQDFHWRLATPDRLGRAGIDKIGLGALIGLSNSWRTDCYLLAEHLFYLQQTYWQSRYSISFPRLRPCAGGIEPASIMSEPQLVQLICAFRLFAPDVELSLSTRESPYFRDHMIPVAINSVSAGSKTQPGGYADDVPPELEQFEPHDGRTPQQVAEAISNAGLQPVWKDWDGYLGRSTQ from the coding sequence ATGGCCGACGATTTCAGTAGCCGCTGGCAACAGCTGGATTGGGACGACATTACGCTGCGCATCAACGGCAAAACCGCACGCGACGTGGAACGCGCGTTGACCGCCGACAAGCTGACGCGCGACGACTTTATGGCGCTGATCTCCCCCGCCGCCGCGCCGTATCTGGAACCGCTGGCGCAGCGCGCGCAGCAGCTGACCCGTCAGCGCTTCGGCAACGTCGTCAGCTTCTATGTGCCGCTGTACCTTTCTAACCTGTGCGCCAACGACTGCACCTACTGCGGCTTTTCGATGAGCAACCGCATCAAGCGCAAAACGCTGGACGCGGCGGAGATCGCACGCGAGTGCGAAGCCATCAAGGCGCTGGGGTTCGAGCACCTGTTGCTGGTCACCGGCGAACATCAGAGCAAGGTTGGCATGGACTATTTCCGTCAGCACATTCCGGCTATCCGCCGCCACTTCAGCTCGCTGATGATGGAAGTGCAGCCGCTGGCGCAGGACGAGTACGCCGAACTGAAAGCGCTGGGCCTGGACGGCGTGCTGGTGTATCAGGAAACCTACCATCCGGCCACCTATCTGCAGCACCATCTGCGCGGGCAGAAGCAGGATTTTCATTGGCGCCTGGCCACGCCGGATCGCCTGGGGCGCGCCGGGATCGACAAGATCGGCCTCGGTGCGTTGATCGGCCTGTCCAACAGCTGGCGCACCGACTGCTACCTGCTGGCGGAACATCTGTTCTACCTGCAGCAAACCTACTGGCAGAGCCGCTACTCGATCTCGTTCCCGCGTCTGCGCCCCTGCGCCGGCGGCATTGAGCCGGCGTCGATCATGAGCGAGCCTCAGTTGGTGCAGCTGATCTGCGCCTTCCGGCTGTTCGCGCCGGACGTTGAGCTGTCGCTGTCTACGCGTGAGTCGCCGTACTTCCGCGATCACATGATCCCGGTGGCGATCAACAGCGTCAGCGCCGGATCCAAGACGCAGCCCGGCGGCTATGCCGACGACGTGCCGCCGGAGTTGGAACAGTTCGAGCCGCACGACGGCCGCACGCCACAGCAGGTCGCCGAGGCCATCAGCAACGCCGGGCTGCAGCCGGTGTGGAAAGACTGGGACGGTTATCTGGGACGCAGCACGCAATAA
- a CDS encoding thiazole synthase: MLKIADTTFTSRLFTGTGKFATPALMLEALAASGSQLVTMAMKRVDLRGGNDAILAPLQRLGVRLLPNTSGAKTAAEAVFAARLAREALGTHWVKLEIHPDVKYLLPDPIETLKAAETLVKDGFVVLPYCGADPVLCKRLEEVGCAAVMPLGAPIGSNRGLRTRDFLEIIIEQAKVPVVVDAGIGAPSHALEAMELGADAVLVNTAIAVARDPVQMARAFRLALEAGELARSAGLGASQRGAAASSPLTAFLSQPEETQ, encoded by the coding sequence ATGCTGAAAATCGCCGATACCACTTTTACCTCGCGCCTGTTCACCGGCACCGGCAAGTTCGCCACCCCGGCGTTGATGCTGGAGGCGCTGGCGGCCTCCGGCTCACAGCTGGTGACCATGGCCATGAAGCGCGTCGATCTGCGCGGCGGCAACGACGCCATTTTGGCGCCGCTGCAGCGGCTGGGCGTAAGGCTATTGCCCAACACCTCCGGCGCCAAAACGGCCGCCGAAGCGGTGTTCGCCGCCCGGCTGGCGCGCGAAGCGCTCGGCACCCACTGGGTGAAGCTGGAGATCCATCCCGATGTGAAATACCTGCTGCCGGATCCGATAGAAACGTTGAAGGCGGCGGAAACGCTGGTGAAAGACGGTTTTGTGGTGCTGCCCTACTGCGGCGCCGATCCGGTGCTGTGCAAACGGCTGGAAGAGGTGGGTTGCGCGGCGGTGATGCCGCTCGGCGCCCCTATCGGCTCCAACCGCGGTCTGCGCACCCGTGACTTCCTCGAGATCATCATCGAGCAGGCCAAGGTGCCGGTGGTGGTCGACGCCGGCATCGGCGCGCCGAGCCACGCGCTGGAAGCGATGGAGCTGGGCGCCGACGCGGTGCTGGTGAATACCGCCATCGCCGTAGCGCGCGACCCGGTGCAAATGGCACGGGCGTTTCGCCTGGCGCTGGAGGCCGGCGAGCTGGCGCGCAGCGCCGGATTGGGTGCCAGCCAGCGCGGTGCGGCCGCCTCCAGCCCGCTGACCGCCTTCCTCAGCCAACCAGAGGAGACGCAGTGA
- the thiS gene encoding sulfur carrier protein ThiS, with translation MKIRLNDQPLELAQPLSVAALLTQLERHQPGTALAINQTIIPRADWADHQVQDGDDILLFQAIAGG, from the coding sequence ATGAAGATCCGTCTGAACGACCAACCTCTGGAGCTGGCGCAGCCGCTCAGCGTCGCCGCCCTGCTGACCCAGCTGGAACGCCACCAGCCGGGCACCGCGCTGGCGATCAACCAAACCATCATCCCGCGCGCCGACTGGGCCGACCATCAGGTGCAGGACGGTGACGACATTTTGCTGTTTCAAGCGATCGCCGGAGGCTGA
- a CDS encoding HesA/MoeB/ThiF family protein has protein sequence MLNDQEFLRYSRQLLLEDVGPEGQERLKRATVLIVGLGGLGSPASLYLAAAGVGTLLLADDDQLHVTNLQRQILYRSADTATGKAALAQRHLQALNPLVESIPLAQRLQGQALRDAVARADLVLDCCDNMATRHEVNAACIAAAKPLISGSAVGFSGQLLVLEPPYAHGCYACLYPEQEEPQRNCRTAGVLGPVVGVIGTLQALEAIKMLAGMPSSLSGKLRLFDGKQQSWSTLQLSQARACPVCGGAA, from the coding sequence ATGCTTAACGATCAGGAATTCCTGCGCTACAGCCGCCAGCTGCTGCTGGAGGACGTCGGCCCGGAAGGCCAGGAGAGGCTCAAGCGCGCCACGGTGCTGATCGTCGGTTTGGGCGGGCTCGGTTCCCCGGCTTCGCTGTATCTGGCCGCTGCCGGCGTCGGCACGCTGCTGCTGGCCGACGACGACCAGCTGCATGTCACCAACCTGCAGCGGCAAATCCTCTACCGCAGCGCCGATACCGCCACCGGCAAGGCGGCGCTGGCGCAACGCCACCTGCAGGCGCTGAACCCGTTGGTGGAATCCATCCCGCTGGCGCAGCGGCTGCAGGGGCAAGCGCTGCGCGACGCGGTCGCCCGCGCCGATCTGGTGCTGGACTGCTGCGACAATATGGCGACCCGTCATGAGGTCAATGCCGCCTGCATCGCCGCCGCCAAGCCGCTGATCAGCGGCAGCGCGGTCGGTTTCAGCGGCCAGTTGCTGGTGCTCGAGCCGCCCTATGCGCACGGCTGCTACGCCTGCCTGTACCCGGAGCAGGAAGAGCCGCAGCGCAACTGCCGCACCGCCGGGGTGCTCGGCCCGGTGGTGGGCGTGATCGGCACTCTGCAAGCGCTGGAAGCCATCAAGATGTTGGCCGGTATGCCTTCCTCCCTCAGCGGCAAGCTGCGGCTGTTCGACGGCAAGCAGCAGAGCTGGAGCACGCTGCAACTGAGCCAGGCCCGCGCCTGCCCGGTATGCGGAGGCGCGGCATGA
- the thiE gene encoding thiamine phosphate synthase — protein sequence MTDITTPFPATPHKLGLYPVVDSVEWIARLLEAGVTTIQLRIKDLPDEQVEADIAAAIALGQRYQARLFINDYWRLAIKHGAYGVHLGQEDLDTTDLAAIHRAGLRLGVSTHDDAELARALAVKPSYIALGHIFPTQTKDMPSAPQGLAELKRHIAGLADYPTVAIGGISIDRVPAVLACGVGSVAVVSAITQAPDWRAATAELLRLIEGEDPNDA from the coding sequence ATGACTGATATCACGACCCCCTTCCCGGCTACGCCCCACAAGCTGGGGCTTTACCCGGTTGTCGACAGCGTGGAATGGATCGCTCGCCTGCTGGAGGCCGGCGTCACCACCATCCAGCTGCGCATCAAGGACCTGCCTGACGAGCAGGTCGAAGCGGATATCGCCGCCGCCATCGCGCTGGGCCAGCGTTATCAGGCGCGGCTGTTCATCAACGACTACTGGCGGCTGGCGATCAAGCACGGCGCTTACGGCGTGCATCTGGGCCAGGAGGATCTCGATACCACCGATCTGGCGGCCATTCACCGCGCCGGGCTGCGGCTGGGCGTGTCCACCCATGACGACGCCGAGTTGGCACGCGCGCTGGCGGTGAAACCTTCCTACATCGCGCTGGGGCACATCTTCCCCACCCAAACCAAAGACATGCCTTCGGCGCCGCAGGGGCTGGCGGAGTTGAAACGCCACATCGCCGGCCTGGCGGATTACCCGACGGTGGCGATCGGCGGGATCAGCATCGATCGCGTACCGGCAGTGCTGGCGTGCGGCGTCGGCAGCGTGGCGGTGGTCAGCGCCATCACCCAGGCGCCGGACTGGCGCGCGGCGACGGCCGAGCTATTGCGGCTGATCGAAGGCGAGGATCCGAACGATGCTTAA
- the thiC gene encoding phosphomethylpyrimidine synthase ThiC, with protein MSNVNPPRARKAQREAAQQFIDTLQGMAFPNSRRIYLQGSRSDIQVPMREIQLSPTLLGGSKDHPQYEPNEAIPVYDTAGPYGDPQAKLDVHAGLAKLRAGWIDARGDTTTLSGASSGFTQQRLADEGLDHLRFEHLPLPRKALPGRRVTQLHYARAGIVTPEMEFIAIRENMGRERIRGEVLRHQHPGQSWGANLPDNITPEFVRQEVAAGRAIIPANINHPEAEPMIIGRNFLVKVNANIGNSAVTSSIEEEVEKLVWSTRWGADTVMDLSTGRYIHETREWILRNSPVPIGTVPIYQALEKVNGVAENLTWEMFRDTLLEQAEQGVDYFTIHAGVLLRYVPMTAKRLTGIVSRGGSIMAKWCLSHHQENFLYQHFREICEICAAYDVSLSLGDGLRPGSIQDANDEAQFAELHTLGELTKIAWEYDVQVMIEGPGHVPMQMIRRNMTEELEHCHEAPFYTLGPLTTDIAPGYDHFTSGIGAAMIGWFGCAMLCYVTPKEHLGLPNKEDVKQGLITYKIAAHAADLAKGHPGAQIRDNAMSKARFEFRWEDQFNLALDPATARAYHDETLPQESGKVAHFCSMCGPKFCSMKISQEVRDYAAAQEAAKPIEVQLTGMEKMSAEFRARGSELYHSAGTLQEETSND; from the coding sequence ATGTCTAACGTTAATCCACCGCGCGCCCGTAAAGCGCAACGCGAAGCCGCCCAGCAGTTTATCGACACCCTGCAAGGCATGGCTTTCCCGAACTCACGCCGTATCTATCTGCAAGGCTCGCGCAGCGATATCCAGGTGCCGATGCGCGAAATTCAGCTCAGCCCGACCCTGCTCGGCGGCAGCAAAGACCACCCGCAGTATGAACCCAACGAGGCGATCCCGGTGTATGACACCGCCGGCCCCTACGGCGATCCGCAGGCCAAGCTCGACGTGCACGCCGGTCTCGCCAAACTGCGCGCCGGCTGGATCGACGCGCGCGGCGATACCACTACCCTCAGCGGCGCCAGCTCCGGCTTCACCCAACAGCGGCTGGCGGACGAGGGGCTGGATCATCTGCGCTTCGAACATCTGCCGCTGCCGCGCAAGGCGCTGCCGGGCAGGCGCGTGACCCAGCTGCACTATGCCCGCGCCGGTATCGTCACCCCGGAGATGGAGTTCATCGCCATCCGTGAAAACATGGGGCGCGAGCGCATTCGCGGCGAGGTGCTGCGCCACCAGCACCCGGGCCAGAGCTGGGGCGCCAATCTGCCGGACAACATCACGCCGGAGTTCGTGCGCCAGGAAGTGGCCGCCGGCCGCGCCATCATTCCCGCCAACATCAATCACCCGGAGGCGGAACCGATGATCATCGGCCGCAATTTCCTGGTGAAGGTGAACGCCAATATCGGCAACTCGGCGGTCACGTCGTCGATCGAAGAAGAGGTGGAGAAGCTGGTGTGGTCCACCCGCTGGGGCGCGGACACCGTGATGGATCTCTCTACCGGCCGCTATATTCACGAAACCCGCGAGTGGATCCTGCGCAACAGCCCGGTGCCCATCGGCACCGTGCCGATCTACCAGGCGCTGGAGAAGGTCAACGGCGTGGCGGAAAACCTCACCTGGGAGATGTTCCGCGATACGCTGCTGGAACAGGCGGAGCAAGGGGTCGACTACTTCACCATCCACGCCGGCGTGCTGCTGCGCTACGTGCCAATGACCGCCAAACGCCTGACCGGCATCGTGTCGCGCGGCGGCTCGATCATGGCCAAATGGTGTCTGTCGCACCATCAGGAAAACTTCCTCTATCAGCATTTCCGTGAAATCTGTGAGATCTGCGCCGCCTACGACGTTTCGCTGTCGCTCGGCGACGGCCTGCGCCCCGGCTCGATTCAGGACGCCAACGACGAAGCCCAGTTCGCCGAGCTGCATACGCTGGGCGAGCTGACCAAAATCGCCTGGGAATACGACGTGCAGGTAATGATAGAAGGCCCGGGCCACGTGCCGATGCAGATGATCCGCCGCAACATGACCGAAGAGCTGGAACACTGCCACGAAGCGCCGTTCTACACCCTCGGCCCGCTGACCACCGATATCGCCCCGGGCTATGACCATTTCACCTCCGGCATCGGCGCGGCAATGATCGGCTGGTTCGGCTGCGCCATGTTGTGTTACGTCACGCCGAAAGAACACCTCGGCCTGCCGAACAAAGAGGACGTCAAGCAGGGCCTGATCACCTACAAGATCGCCGCTCACGCCGCCGATCTGGCCAAAGGCCATCCGGGCGCGCAGATCCGCGATAACGCCATGTCCAAGGCGCGTTTCGAATTCCGCTGGGAAGATCAGTTCAATCTGGCGCTCGATCCGGCCACCGCCCGCGCCTATCACGACGAAACCCTGCCGCAGGAGTCCGGCAAGGTCGCCCACTTCTGCTCGATGTGCGGGCCGAAATTCTGCTCGATGAAAATTTCGCAGGAGGTGCGCGACTACGCCGCGGCCCAGGAAGCCGCCAAGCCGATCGAAGTGCAGCTGACCGGCATGGAGAAAATGTCCGCCGAGTTCCGCGCCCGCGGCAGCGAGCTGTATCACAGCGCCGGCACCCTGCAAGAGGAGACAAGCAATGACTGA
- a CDS encoding Rsd/AlgQ family anti-sigma factor: protein MLNRLERLTQRVGGSNELVDQWLQARKQLLVAYCTLVGLKPNKEKHTPLNEKALENFCHNLVDYLSAGHFHIYDRIIKQVEGAASPKMSLAVNIYPKLWANTEQIMAFHDRYTEVDIDQEVCLEFHQALSDIGETLAARFALEDKLILLEAEAAQQPQPDPAR, encoded by the coding sequence ATGCTCAACCGTTTGGAAAGGCTGACTCAGCGCGTTGGCGGTAGTAATGAATTAGTTGATCAATGGCTTCAGGCCCGCAAGCAGTTGCTGGTCGCCTACTGCACGCTGGTAGGCCTCAAACCGAATAAAGAAAAGCATACGCCGCTGAATGAAAAAGCGCTGGAGAACTTTTGCCACAACCTGGTGGATTACCTCTCCGCAGGGCATTTTCATATCTATGACAGAATTATCAAACAAGTGGAAGGCGCAGCCAGTCCGAAAATGTCGCTGGCGGTGAACATCTACCCCAAGCTGTGGGCCAATACCGAACAGATCATGGCGTTCCACGATCGCTATACCGAAGTGGATATCGATCAGGAGGTTTGTCTGGAATTCCACCAGGCCTTGTCGGATATCGGCGAAACGCTGGCGGCGCGCTTTGCGCTGGAAGATAAGCTGATCCTGCTGGAGGCGGAAGCCGCGCAGCAACCGCAGCCGGATCCGGCGCGTTAA
- the nudC gene encoding NAD(+) diphosphatase: MELALTGNENGWWIVSHESKLWLPNGELPSGTAATLGLQGRMARTIGEWAGAPVWLVRQAMPREMGSVRQLLDLDRGLFQLAGRGVQLADFYRSHRYCGYCGHEMHLSRSESACLCGHCKERYYPQIAPCVIVAIRREDQILLAQHVRHRGGIHTVLAGFVEVGETLEQAVAREVMEESNIEIKNLRYVTSQPWPFPHSLMMAFMADYHQGEIRHDPKELLNAGWYRYDQLPLLPPPGTVARRLIEDTVALCRAE; encoded by the coding sequence ATGGAACTTGCATTAACGGGCAATGAAAACGGCTGGTGGATCGTCAGCCATGAAAGCAAACTTTGGTTACCGAACGGTGAATTGCCGTCGGGGACGGCCGCCACCCTCGGGCTGCAGGGCCGTATGGCGCGCACCATCGGTGAGTGGGCGGGGGCGCCGGTTTGGCTGGTGCGCCAGGCGATGCCGCGGGAGATGGGCTCGGTGCGTCAGCTGTTGGATCTGGATCGCGGTCTGTTTCAGCTTGCCGGGCGCGGCGTGCAGCTGGCGGATTTCTACCGTTCACATCGCTATTGCGGCTACTGCGGCCATGAGATGCACCTCAGCCGCAGCGAGAGCGCCTGCCTGTGTGGCCACTGCAAAGAGCGCTACTATCCGCAGATTGCACCCTGCGTGATCGTCGCCATTCGGCGCGAGGATCAGATCCTGCTGGCGCAACACGTGCGCCATCGCGGCGGTATCCACACGGTGCTGGCCGGCTTCGTCGAAGTGGGCGAAACGTTGGAGCAGGCGGTAGCGCGCGAAGTGATGGAAGAGAGCAATATCGAAATCAAGAACCTGCGCTACGTCACTTCACAACCCTGGCCGTTCCCGCACTCGCTGATGATGGCCTTTATGGCCGATTACCATCAGGGGGAAATTCGTCACGATCCCAAGGAGCTGCTCAACGCCGGCTGGTATCGCTACGACCAGCTGCCGCTGTTGCCGCCGCCCGGTACCGTGGCGCGCCGGTTGATTGAGGACACCGTGGCGCTGTGCCGGGCAGAATAA